The Manihot esculenta cultivar AM560-2 chromosome 11, M.esculenta_v8, whole genome shotgun sequence genome includes a region encoding these proteins:
- the LOC110626365 gene encoding ras-related protein RABA5d, which produces MSSDDEGGEEYLFKIVIIGDSAVGKSNLLSRYARNEFNLHSKATIGVEFQTQSMEIDGKEVKAQIWDTAGQERFRAVTSAYYRGAVGALVVYDISRRTTFDSVGRWLDELKTHSDTTVARMLVGNKCDLENIRDVSVEEGKSLAEAEGLFFMETSALDSTNVKKAFEIVIREIYNNVSRKVLNSDTYKAELSLNRVTLVNNGTDGSKKSQNYFSSCCSR; this is translated from the exons ATGTCGTCGGACGATGAGGGAGGAGAGGAGTACCTTTTCAAGATCGTGATTATTGGGGACTCAGCTGTCGGAAAATCCAATCTCTTATCTCGGTATGCGCGGAACGAGTTCAATTTACACTCCAAAGCCACCATAGGTGTGGAATTCCAGACCCAGAGCATGGAAATCGACGGTAAGGAAGTTAAGGCTCAGATTTGGGACACCGCCGGTCAAGAGAGGTTCCGTGCTGTTACTTCTGCTTACTATAGAGGTGCTGTTGGTGCTCTCGTTGTTTATGATATTAGCCGCCGCACTACTTTTGATAGTGTCGGTCGTTGGCTTGATGAGCTAAAGA CTCATTCTGATACAACTGTAGCAAGGATGCTGGTTGGGAACAAATGTGATTTGGAGAATATCAGGGATGTCAGTGTTGAGGAAGGCAAAAGCCTGGCAGAAGCAGAAGGATTATTTTTCATGGAGACATCTGCCCTCGATTCAACAAACGTTAAAAAGGCTTTTGAGATTGTTATCCGAGAAATATATAACAACGTGAGCCGGAAGGTCCTGAACTCAGACACATACAAAGCTGAATTATCACTGAACAGGGTAACTCTTGTTAATAATGGAACTGATGGATCAAAGAAATCTCAAAACTATTTTTCCTCCTGCTGCTCCAGGTGA
- the LOC110625660 gene encoding transcription factor bHLH128 isoform X2 codes for MAQPHWPKPDKSTTMYPPSSSPQNPTVSTGITRYGSAPGSLLTRAVDSVIGSDREFSALGSSSPSLVSHQYFSADSSSLTSESPCKVNSSSDPRPPPKSSAAVGGLQRSYGFNEINSSLVRQKSSPAGFQSHLSTENGFSITRGSGGHNSHNGATGSHTMSRLKSQLSFTRQDSLSQISEISESAAEGINSNSGHQSSHSYSAAGFGMGSWDNTNSIVFSGPPSKLAKNIDGDIFSCLNGLETQFSLPQTSLEMATVEKLLSIPEDSVPCKIRAKRGCATHPRSIAERERRTRISGRLKKLQELVPNMDKQTSYSDMLDLAVQHIKGLQNEIQKLHSELENCTCGCRPTT; via the exons ATGGCGCAGCCTCATTGGCCCAAACCCGACAAATCCACCACCATGTACCCACCATCTTCCTCACCTCAGAACCCAACGGTCTCAACTGGTATAACCCGGTATGGTTCCGCCCCAGGTTCGCTTTTAACCAGGGCTGTCGATTCTGTCATTGGGTCTGACCGTGAATTCTCTGCCTTGGGTTCTTCCTCGCCTTCTTTAGTGAGTCACCAGTACTTCTCTGCTGATTCGTCCTCTCTCACATCCGAGTCACCTTGCAAAGTCAACTCATCCAGCGACCCTCGACCCCCACCCAAGAGCAGCGCCGCCGTTGGTGGTTTGCAGAGATCGTATGGGTTCAATGAGATTAATAGTTCTTTAGTCAGGCAGAAAAGCTCGCCCGCTGGTTTTCAGTCCCATCTCTCCACCGAAAACG GTTTTTCAATCACACGAGGAAGTGGAGGGCATAACTCTCACAATGGTGCAACTGGGAGCCACACGATGTCAAGGTTGAAGTCTCAATTGAGCTTTACCAGACAAGATTCTCTTTCTCAGATATCTGAAATTAGTGAGAGTGCTGCGGAAGGCATCAATTCTAACAGTGGCCACCAGAGTTCTCATTCTTATTCTGCCGCTGGCTTTGGGATGGGGTCCTGGGACAATACCAATTCCATTGTATTTTCTGGTCCACCAAGCAAACTAGCAAAAAACATTGATGGAGACATTTTTAGCTGTCTCAATGGCTTAGAAACTCAG TTTAGCTTGCCGCAAACTAGTCTTGAGATGGCAACAGTGGAGAAGCTACTAAGTATTCCTGAAGACTCTGTGCCATGCAAAATCCGTGCCAAGCGTGGCTGTGCCACTCACCCTCGAAGCATTGCTGAAAGG GAGAGAAGGACTAGAATAAGTGGGAGGTTGAAGAAGCTACAAGAGCTTGTTCCTAACATGGATAAG CAAACGAGCTATTCAGACATGTTGGATTTGGCAGTGCAGCACATCAAAGGCCTTCAAAATGAAATTCAG AAACTACACAGTGAATTGGAGAATTGTACATGTGGATGCAGACCAACCACGTGA
- the LOC110625661 gene encoding pirin-like protein, which translates to MNYGILYSVIFAVLEGYNDANWISYSDEIKSTSGYIFTLGGDAITWKSTKQNIIAKFTMESEFIALKLVGTEAEPQFLSIPSSIYIQHELLQISKTHKNSIPTSGNTFKNFKKNFNLLPASYNKFLFSLYPKTTTKSSNNFKIFSSIRIVMSTSNQSPGFNRPRLVTKKVLATPQYEGDGAVVRRGIGRSELRFLDPFLMLDDFSVTPPAGFPDHPHRGFETVTYMLQGGITHQDFAGHKGTIYTGDVQWMTAGRGIIHSEMPAGEGTHKGLQLWINLSSEEKMIKPRYQELLSDDIPRAEKDGAEVRVIAGESMGVRSPVYTRTPTMYLDFILKPKSQVHQSIPESWNAFVYVIEGEGNFGLRNSSQATAHHVLVLGTGDGLSVWNRSSKPLRFVLIAGQPINETVVQHGPFVMNTQAEIEQTIEDYHYCKNGFEMAKYWSSQ; encoded by the exons ATGAATTATGGTATCTTATACAGTGTGATTTTCGCTGTATTAGAAGGATACAATGATGCTAACTGGATTTCATATTCAGATGAGATAAAATCCACTAGTGGTTATATATTCACTCTAGGAGGTGATGCAATTACATGGAAATCAACTAAACAAAATATCATTGCTAAATTCACTATGGAGTCAGAGTTTATTGCTCTGAAATTAGTTGGAACTGAAGCTGA ACCCCAATTTCTCTCAATTCCATCTTCTATATATATCCAACATGAGTTGCTTCAAATTTCTAAAACCCACAAAAATTCCATTCCCACCTCTGGAAATACattcaaaaattttaagaaaaattttaatttgttgccAGCTTCATATAACAAGTTCCTGTTCAGCTTATACCCAAAAACAACTACCAAGAGCAGCAATAATTTCAAGATTTTTTCCTCTATCAGAATTGTCATGTCTACATCTAATCAATCCCCTGGTTTTAATAGACCCAGATTGGTCACCAAGAAAGTTTTAGCCACCCCCCAATACGAAGGTGATGGTGCTGTTGTTAGAAGAGGCATTGGAAG GAGTGAGCTAAGGTTCTTGGATCCTTTTCTTATGTTGGATGATttttcag tGACTCCTCCTGCTGGATTTCCTGATCACCCGCATAGAG GTTTTGAGACTGTTACATATATGCTTCAG GGAGGGATCACTCATCAAGATTTTGCAGGGCATAAGGGAACAATTTACACTGGAGATGTTCAG tggaTGACTGCTGGAAGAGGGATTATCCATTCAGAAATGCCTGCAGGAGAAGGAACACACAAGGGCTTGCAGCTTTGGATAAATCTATCTTCTGAAGAAAAGAT GATCAAACCGAGATATCAAGAACTTTTAAGTGATGACATCCCAAGGGCAGAAAAAGATGGGGCTGAAGTCCGAGTTATAGCAGGAGAATCAATGGGAGTTAGATCACCAGTATACACAAGAACACCAACAATGTATCTGGATTTCATTCTGAAACCAAAATCTCAAGTGCATCAAAGCATTCCAGAATCATGGAATGCATTTGTTTATGTTATTGAAGGTGAAGGCAACTTCGGATTGCGAAACTCTTCACAAGCAACTGCTCACCATGTTCTGGTTTTGGGTACTGGAGATGGTTTAAGTGTGTGGAATAGATCTTCCAAGCCATTAAGATTTGTACTAATTGCAGGCCAACCAATCAATGAAACTGTTGTTCAGCATGGACCTTTTGTGATGAACACACAGGCTGAAATTGAACAAACTATTGAGGATTACCactattgcaaaaatgggtttGAAATGGCTAAGTATTGGAGTTCTCAATAA
- the LOC110625660 gene encoding transcription factor bHLH128 isoform X1, producing MAQPHWPKPDKSTTMYPPSSSPQNPTVSTGITRYGSAPGSLLTRAVDSVIGSDREFSALGSSSPSLVSHQYFSADSSSLTSESPCKVNSSSDPRPPPKSSAAVGGLQRSYGFNEINSSLVRQKSSPAGFQSHLSTENAGFSITRGSGGHNSHNGATGSHTMSRLKSQLSFTRQDSLSQISEISESAAEGINSNSGHQSSHSYSAAGFGMGSWDNTNSIVFSGPPSKLAKNIDGDIFSCLNGLETQFSLPQTSLEMATVEKLLSIPEDSVPCKIRAKRGCATHPRSIAERERRTRISGRLKKLQELVPNMDKQTSYSDMLDLAVQHIKGLQNEIQKLHSELENCTCGCRPTT from the exons ATGGCGCAGCCTCATTGGCCCAAACCCGACAAATCCACCACCATGTACCCACCATCTTCCTCACCTCAGAACCCAACGGTCTCAACTGGTATAACCCGGTATGGTTCCGCCCCAGGTTCGCTTTTAACCAGGGCTGTCGATTCTGTCATTGGGTCTGACCGTGAATTCTCTGCCTTGGGTTCTTCCTCGCCTTCTTTAGTGAGTCACCAGTACTTCTCTGCTGATTCGTCCTCTCTCACATCCGAGTCACCTTGCAAAGTCAACTCATCCAGCGACCCTCGACCCCCACCCAAGAGCAGCGCCGCCGTTGGTGGTTTGCAGAGATCGTATGGGTTCAATGAGATTAATAGTTCTTTAGTCAGGCAGAAAAGCTCGCCCGCTGGTTTTCAGTCCCATCTCTCCACCGAAAACG CAGGTTTTTCAATCACACGAGGAAGTGGAGGGCATAACTCTCACAATGGTGCAACTGGGAGCCACACGATGTCAAGGTTGAAGTCTCAATTGAGCTTTACCAGACAAGATTCTCTTTCTCAGATATCTGAAATTAGTGAGAGTGCTGCGGAAGGCATCAATTCTAACAGTGGCCACCAGAGTTCTCATTCTTATTCTGCCGCTGGCTTTGGGATGGGGTCCTGGGACAATACCAATTCCATTGTATTTTCTGGTCCACCAAGCAAACTAGCAAAAAACATTGATGGAGACATTTTTAGCTGTCTCAATGGCTTAGAAACTCAG TTTAGCTTGCCGCAAACTAGTCTTGAGATGGCAACAGTGGAGAAGCTACTAAGTATTCCTGAAGACTCTGTGCCATGCAAAATCCGTGCCAAGCGTGGCTGTGCCACTCACCCTCGAAGCATTGCTGAAAGG GAGAGAAGGACTAGAATAAGTGGGAGGTTGAAGAAGCTACAAGAGCTTGTTCCTAACATGGATAAG CAAACGAGCTATTCAGACATGTTGGATTTGGCAGTGCAGCACATCAAAGGCCTTCAAAATGAAATTCAG AAACTACACAGTGAATTGGAGAATTGTACATGTGGATGCAGACCAACCACGTGA